The following proteins are co-located in the Pseudomonas sp. DY-1 genome:
- a CDS encoding cysteine hydrolase family protein → MQNTPGALLIIDQQQGIRSLDKPRNNPDAEVRIAALLARWRDAGWPLVHIRHISRESASVFAPGQSGALFQPEFMPREREQVLEKNVPDAFINSGLEHWLRVRGIDGLVIVGVASENSVEATARSAGNLGFATTVVADACYTFAKTDFAGRPRSADEVHDMAMANLQGEYARVLYTDELLANSPTP, encoded by the coding sequence TTGCAGAACACTCCCGGTGCCCTGCTGATCATCGATCAGCAGCAAGGTATCCGCAGCCTGGACAAGCCGCGCAACAACCCCGATGCCGAAGTCCGCATCGCCGCCCTGCTGGCACGCTGGCGTGACGCCGGGTGGCCGCTGGTACATATCCGCCATATATCGAGAGAGTCGGCTTCGGTGTTTGCTCCCGGGCAATCCGGCGCCCTGTTCCAGCCGGAGTTCATGCCTCGGGAGCGCGAGCAGGTGCTGGAGAAGAATGTTCCCGATGCCTTCATCAACAGCGGCCTGGAGCACTGGCTGCGAGTGCGCGGCATCGATGGGCTGGTGATTGTCGGTGTAGCCAGCGAGAACTCGGTGGAAGCTACGGCTCGCAGCGCCGGCAACCTGGGCTTTGCCACTACCGTGGTAGCGGACGCCTGCTACACCTTCGCCAAGACCGACTTTGCCGGCCGCCCGCGCAGCGCCGACGAAGTCCACGACATGGCCATGGCCAATCTGCAAGGCGAGTACGCCCGGGTGCTGTACACGGACGAACTACTCGCGAACTCGCCAACACCCTGA
- a CDS encoding YbaK/EbsC family protein encodes MSLHARNLALLDEHAIRYREVVHEPVLDYPTAHAVRERFGLLGVESKSLFLRLKNGGYAMLVTMEGARADWAQLKTLLGARPSIASDDELVAMTGCVPQCACPLGHAGEIALVFDEAIFRHDYLIYSPGPPEYTLEVPTADLARLLPQLPNRVLRYRSE; translated from the coding sequence ATGTCGCTCCACGCCCGCAATCTGGCCCTGCTCGACGAACATGCCATCCGTTACCGAGAAGTCGTTCACGAACCCGTACTCGACTATCCGACCGCGCATGCGGTGCGCGAACGCTTCGGCCTCCTCGGGGTGGAAAGCAAGAGCCTGTTCCTGCGCCTGAAGAATGGCGGCTACGCAATGCTGGTGACCATGGAAGGTGCGCGCGCCGATTGGGCCCAGCTCAAGACGCTGCTGGGCGCTCGGCCGAGCATCGCCAGCGACGACGAGTTGGTGGCAATGACTGGCTGCGTGCCCCAGTGCGCTTGCCCCCTGGGCCACGCCGGGGAAATCGCGCTGGTGTTCGACGAGGCGATCTTCCGGCACGACTACCTGATCTATTCGCCCGGCCCACCGGAGTACACCCTGGAAGTGCCCACCGCCGACCTCGCCCGTCTGTTGCCGCAATTACCGAACCGGGTGCTGCGCTATCGTTCTGAGTGA
- a CDS encoding ABC transporter substrate-binding protein: protein MAGGAVWQSLQPQAVFQGYCAMRVHGCCLLALLLLSTPSHAEARLVFSAFPDQGLPLFQICKRILVEAYGELGISIETRAAPAARALQYAERGLNDGELCRTRLVAEQRSDLLLIRTPLFESYAVAFANRPLQLRGWSSLKPYLVGFERGKAALELRLKGVRMSPSNGVENGMRKLAGGRVDVHVEDYYSGMCILRQSGMRGIQPLHPVLERFSMHHYLNPRHRDLAPRLEEVLRHMAQRGRLQEIERQVLHEAGLDDLSPP, encoded by the coding sequence ATGGCAGGCGGCGCTGTCTGGCAGTCACTCCAGCCGCAGGCCGTGTTCCAGGGCTATTGTGCAATGCGAGTTCATGGATGCTGCCTGCTTGCCCTGCTGCTCCTGTCCACCCCCAGCCATGCCGAGGCGCGCCTGGTATTCAGTGCGTTTCCCGATCAAGGCCTGCCGCTGTTCCAGATCTGCAAGCGCATCCTCGTGGAAGCCTACGGCGAACTCGGCATCAGCATCGAGACCCGCGCCGCGCCGGCCGCACGCGCCCTGCAGTATGCCGAGCGTGGACTGAACGACGGCGAGTTGTGCCGTACCAGACTGGTAGCCGAACAGCGTAGTGACCTGCTGCTGATCCGCACGCCCCTGTTCGAGTCCTATGCGGTCGCCTTCGCCAATCGCCCGTTACAGCTGCGCGGCTGGTCCAGTCTCAAGCCCTACCTCGTGGGTTTCGAGCGCGGCAAGGCGGCCCTGGAACTGCGACTCAAGGGGGTGCGGATGTCACCCTCCAACGGGGTGGAGAACGGCATGCGCAAGCTGGCCGGTGGTCGGGTGGACGTGCATGTGGAGGACTACTACTCAGGCATGTGCATCCTGCGCCAGAGCGGCATGCGCGGTATCCAGCCGTTGCATCCGGTGCTGGAGCGTTTCTCCATGCACCACTACCTGAACCCACGCCATCGCGATCTGGCGCCACGCCTGGAGGAAGTGCTGCGGCACATGGCGCAGAGGGGTCGCCTGCAGGAGATCGAGCGACAGGTCCTGCATGAAGCAGGACTGGATGACCTCAGCCCACCCTGA